From the genome of Streptomyces sp. S4.7:
CGACCCCGCCCGGACGGTGCGCAGGCCGCGCGGAGCCGGCCAGTGGGCGCTGCTCGCCGGCGTACTCGGCACCGTCCTCCTGCTGATCCTGCTGCCCCTCGGCGTGCTGATCGAGCGATCGCTCGACGGCCCCACCGGATACGGCTTCGACTACTACCGGGCGCTCCGTTCGGTGGAGGCGAGCGGCGGCACCTTCCTCGTGCCGCCTCTGGAAGCGGTCTGGAACTCCCTGCGCTACGCCTTGACGGCGACGGTCATCGCCCTGGTGGTGGGAGGGCTCGCCGCTGCCGCTCTCACCCGGCGGGCGGGGCGCCTCGTACGGGGCTTCGACGCGTTGCTGATGCTCCCGCTCGGCGTCTCCGCCGTGACCGTCGGCTTCGGGTTCCTGATCACTCTCGACAAGCCGCCGCTGGACCTGCGGGCGTCATGGATCCTGGTGCCCCTCGCCCAGGCGTTGGTGGGGGTCCCCTTCGTCGTCCGCGTCATGCTGCCCGTACTGCGCGCGGTGGACCGGCGGTTGCGGGAGGTCGCGGCCGTTCTCGGTGCCTCGCCCTTGCGTGTGTGGCGGGAGGTCGATCTGCCGATGGTGCGGCGGGCGGTACTGGTGGCCGCCGGGTTCGCCTTCGCCGTCTCGCTCGGTGAGTTCGGTGCCACGGTCTTCATCGCGCGCCCCGACCGGCCGACGCTGCCGGTGGCAGTCGCCCGGCTGCTGGGGCGGCCCGGCGATCTCAACTACGGGCAGGCGATGGCACTGAGCACGGTGCTGATGGTGGTGTGCGCCGTGTCGCTGCTGGTGCTCGAACGTATCCGTACCGACCGTTCCGGAGAGTTCTGATGGCCCTGCTCACACTTGAGGACGTGACCGTGCGATTCGGGCGACGTAAGGCGCTCGACGCGGTGGATCTGGAGATCGCCGCGGACGAGATCGTCTGTGTGCTGGGTCCGAGTGGCAGCGGCAAATCAACCTTGTTGCGCGTCGTCGCCGGGCTTCAGACACCGGACACCGGGCGGGTGTTGCTGGAGGGGGCCGACCAGGCGGGGGTGCCGGTACACCGGCGCGGCGTGGGACTGATGTTCCAGGACCACCAGCTCTTCCCGCAGCGCGACGTCGGCGGCAACGTCGCGTTCGGACTGCGCGTGCGCGGCGAATCGCGCGGCGAACAGCGGCGACGTGTCGACGAGTTGCTTGATCTCGTCGGCCTGCCGGGTGCCCAGCGCCGCGCCGTCTCCGCGCTTTCCGGCGGTGAGCAGCAGCGTGTGGCACTCGCACGGGCGCTTGCCCCTCGCCCCCGCCTGCTCATGCTCGACGAACCGCTGGGCCAGCTCGACCGGAGTCTGCGCGAGCGTCTGGTCGTGGAACTGCGCGGCGTGTTCGGCCAGTTGGGGACGACGGTGCTCGCCGTCACGCACGACCAGGGTGAGGCCTTCGCGCTCGCCGACCGGGTCGTGGTGATGCGCGACGGACGCGTCGCCCAGACCGGCACGCCGGTGGAGGTCTGGCAGCGGCCGGCGTCCGCGTTCGTGGCGCGCTTCCTGGGCTTCGACAACGTCGTGGCGGCCACCGTGGAGGGTGACGTCGCCGACACTCCCTGGGGCAGGATTCCGGTACCCCGCGCTTCGCCGCAGGGTTCACGCGCGCTGTTGGTGCGTCCCACGGGGGTACGGCTCGGCGCCCCCGAGGACGGAATGCGCTGCACCGTCGGGGCGCGCACGTTCCGCGGCAGCCACGTCGCCGTTCTGCTGCGCCCCACGGACGGGCCGGAGGTCGAGGCGGAGTGCGGCCTCCGCGACGTCCCCGACGAGGGAGCGACCGTCGGGGTCTCCTTCATCGCCGAGGACGTGGTGGTCCTCGACGACCGGGGGCCGGATTCGATCCACGTCGCGAAGGGCGAGGCATCAACAGAGGCCCCAACAGACGCCAACGGGGCGGACTGACGCGGCCTCGCCCGGCGCGTCGAGGTCGGTCAGCGGGAGAGCCGGGCCAGGGCCTCGGGCGCCTCGGCCACCGAGTCGACGAGCGCGATGCGTGATTCCATCGAGCGCTCCCGCGCCGGCGACATGAGCAGCGGCCAGGCGGGCAGCCGCTCCGTCCAGTGGGCGCGGTCGACGAGCACCATGGGCGTCGGCTCGCCGCGTGACTCGTAGTAGTCCGGCGTCGCGTTGTCGAAGACCTCCTGGACGGTGCCCGCAGCGCCGGGAAGGAAGATGACGCCCGCGTTGCAACGGGCGAGCAGACCGTCCTCACGGGTCGCGTTGGCGAAGTACTTCGCGATGTGGCCCGCGAAGGCGTTCGGCGGTTCGTGGCCGTAGAACCACGTGGGGATGCCCACGGAGCCGTCGCCCCTGGGCCAGCGGCCCCGTACCTCGAA
Proteins encoded in this window:
- a CDS encoding iron ABC transporter permease, coding for MAVPVAFFAVFFAYPVTAIVGRGLKTDGSWHWGRFGDVLSRPDIGQVLWFTTWQAALSTALTLLIALPGAYVFARFEFPGKQLLRAVVTVPFVLPTVVVGTAFLALLGRGGLLDELWGVRADTTVWAILLAHVFFNYAVVVRTVGGLWAQLDPRQEEAARVLGAGRLAAWWRVTLPALVPAVAAAALMVFLFTFTSFGIVQILGGPAYSTLEVEIYRQTAQLLDLPTAAVLTMVQFAAVGAILALHAWTVRRREAALKLVDPARTVRRPRGAGQWALLAGVLGTVLLLILLPLGVLIERSLDGPTGYGFDYYRALRSVEASGGTFLVPPLEAVWNSLRYALTATVIALVVGGLAAAALTRRAGRLVRGFDALLMLPLGVSAVTVGFGFLITLDKPPLDLRASWILVPLAQALVGVPFVVRVMLPVLRAVDRRLREVAAVLGASPLRVWREVDLPMVRRAVLVAAGFAFAVSLGEFGATVFIARPDRPTLPVAVARLLGRPGDLNYGQAMALSTVLMVVCAVSLLVLERIRTDRSGEF
- a CDS encoding ABC transporter ATP-binding protein, giving the protein MLTLEDVTVRFGRRKALDAVDLEIAADEIVCVLGPSGSGKSTLLRVVAGLQTPDTGRVLLEGADQAGVPVHRRGVGLMFQDHQLFPQRDVGGNVAFGLRVRGESRGEQRRRVDELLDLVGLPGAQRRAVSALSGGEQQRVALARALAPRPRLLMLDEPLGQLDRSLRERLVVELRGVFGQLGTTVLAVTHDQGEAFALADRVVVMRDGRVAQTGTPVEVWQRPASAFVARFLGFDNVVAATVEGDVADTPWGRIPVPRASPQGSRALLVRPTGVRLGAPEDGMRCTVGARTFRGSHVAVLLRPTDGPEVEAECGLRDVPDEGATVGVSFIAEDVVVLDDRGPDSIHVAKGEASTEAPTDANGAD